The segment ACTGCCATACCAATGGCAACTCACGATCACCTTTTTTGCGCGTAAATTCATCCGAAGCAACTATGCCAAGAATTATACTCTTGTTCGCAGGCAGATCAAGCTCTTCAGGAACTTTTCCATCAATCCCGAGAACTGGCCAGCCATCCTCCCACTTCATAGGTACCAGGTAAGGTATGCGACCAACCGCTCCGTAGTCGCGAAACAAGTATGAATACCAGGTGCCGTCAGGTGTATCAATCAAACCACCTTGTGCTACACCGAGATCTTGCAAAGCCAAACGGCCCTCCCACGGACCTGTTATATTATCGGCCCGGTGAATAATAACCGTACGCATACCACCTCTCGGCCAAGTGATGTTAAATAGATAATATTTTCCATTCACTTTAAACAACTGCGATCCTTCCGCGCCAAGCATAATATTGTCCCCGGCAGGAGCACTTGCATTTTCAATAAGTACCCGCTCTTCTGTTCCTGGCTTTACAGCTGATGCATCAGCCGTGAGCTCCACCATCTTAAGTTTTGAAACACCATAAATCAAATACACACGACCATCTTCAAAGAACAAGGTGTGATCATGATAAGACGGACTAAAAGATGAAACTTTCCATGGACCCTTTTCAATGTCCTTTGTTGTGAAGATGTAAGTCTTGCCCGTAGTGCTGGAAAATGTACTTACATAATACGTGTTGTTGTGATACCGTATACAACTTGCCCATGAACCTCTTCCATACATGCTTTTGCCATTGTCGAGATTCACTGCATCAATACTACTTAGTGTATCATAAGCATAATTGATCAAGTTCCAGTTCACCAAGTCATTTGATTTCATAATGGGCACACCCGGATTCATGTGCATGGTGGTGCTACTCATGTAATAGGAATCACCCACACGCACGATGGACATATCGGGAACATCGGAAAAGATGATGGGATTTTTAGCCTGCTGACCATTGGAATGGTTTGCTTTTAGAAGAAAAGCGACCCAGAGAAAACCTAAAATAACGCTTGATCTCATCTTCGATTAAGTGTTAATTATACAATTATAAAATAATACCTGAGAATTGCAACTGGATATTTTTTCTTACCATTCGCATCAAAGCCGGGTGGTGTATAAACAAGTAGCTGTCGGGTTGTGCCTAATGTCTTCGAATCATAATAGCAATACGAGACTTTGCCGTGGGGAACATTCTGCAAAGAATGGATGAGTGGTTTATCGCCCGGAACATCCACAATGCTGCGCTTGAAGCGCTCATTGGCAAAAATGTAGGAATTGTTCGGATCTGCCATCTGTACACTATCCACCCAGAAACTATAGGGATAAATATCAGGCGTTACAGGCGACACGGTTACACTCCACACACCTGAAGTATCTCTCTTCATCGCCACTGGCGATTTCAAAAACTCGCCACTCACGTACACGCGCTGCGCAGTGCGGTTGTAGTATTTGAATGTGATACTCTTGTCTGCATTCACCTCTGGTGAGCTGATGGCTGGTGGCCTCGGGGGTTGAGCTACAAGGGTTAAGGAAAGCAGGGTTAACGTAAGTATATGTATTGATTTCATAGTTTAACAATTAATGTCATTGGATTGAGTTATGATGGAATTACTTAAAAAGCAGCTGAGCTGTTTCAGCCACATACGTTTTCACGTTCATCCACGTGTGCCCGCCAGGTGTTATCAGGCTTTTGTGGTTCACGTTTTTCAATTTCAGATAATCCAAAAATTCAACAGTTGGTTTATAAAGAAAGTCTTCATCGCCCACGCTCACCCAAAGCAATTTCAACTGTTTGTTGGTAACGTCTGAATTTTCACCAATGTGCTTAAATGTGTTCTCCATTTCAGGTGTTGACAGGTAAGCGCTGTAACAACAGATCCACGAGAACTTATCCATGTTGCCGAAAGCAGTGCGTAACGTTTGCCCACCACCACGAGAAAAGCCCCCGATAGCACGGCTGTCTTTGTTTGGAATAGCGCGATAGTTTTTTTCGATATATGGGATAATATTATTGACCAAATCTGTCTCAAAAAGTTTAGCACGCTTAATTGCATCTTCACTATCCCTGCCCATCTGGTCGGCTGGTTTAGGTTTGCCTTGTTGCTCAGCGATTCTGGCAAGTGGATTTCCATAAGGCATCACCACAATCATGGGTTTGGCTTTTCCTTCGGCAATGAGATTATCCAGAATCAAATTGGTTCGACCAACTTTGAAAAATGTTTCTTCGGTATCGGTTGTGCCGCTGATTAAATAAAATACCGGGTACTTGGTTGACGATGCTTTATTGTATCCCGGTGGTGTGTAAACCACAACTGAACCTGTGCTGCCTTCCACAGAAGGATAATATTCATACGAAACAGTGCCATGCGGAACATTCCTCATGGCATGAATCAATGGAGTTTCTCCCGGAACATCTACCAAACTTGCCTTGAAGCGCTCATTCGGAAAGTAGGCTACGTTAGCCGGATCCATCACCGTTACGCCATCCACCTGAAAAGAATATGGATAAATATCAGGAGTAATTGGGCCAACGGTGGTGCTCCAGATTCCAAGGGAGTCACGCGTCATCTCTACCGGTGATTTCAGAAACTGCCCGCTAAGCTTTACGACTTTCGCCAAAGGCGCCAGATACCTGAACGTAACGGTTTTATCTGTATTCACTTGCGGAGATATGACAAAAGGCCCTCGCGGCTGAGCCCATGAAACAACTGAAATGCAGAGCATCGTCCAGATAAACAAAACGCCTGCGATGGTCTTTCTATTCATATTCTGCTGATTTATGATATTCATTACTTATGGTGTTAGTTGGCTGTTAGCGTATATAGTTTTCCTTTTTGCGTTGGTAAATCATACAAAAACGTATTGCGTGGTTGTGGTGGCGTTAGGGCCGCCCGCGGTGATACAACAGGTGCAGCTATTTCGTCAGCTTGAAAAAATTCATTCGGATTTTTGCCAATAGCTTTCGCCAATACTCCACCATTCCACTTCATTTCATTGGAAACTCTCAGCCGAAGATTACCGCCTAACGTTGACTTGATAACAACCTTCACCACCTTTGCATCTTTCCATTGCAATTCCACCACCTCAAAACCACCGCGGGCACGCAAACCGAAAATGCTGCCCGTTGGCCAGCCATCCGGAAGGGCCGGGATAAGGTCAATCGCATCATTGGCACTTTGCATCAGCATTTCAGCAATACCGGAAGTGCATCCAAAGTTTCCATCAATCTGGAAAGGCGGGTGAGCATCAAACAAGTTGTTGTAGGTTCCACCTCCT is part of the Cyclobacteriaceae bacterium genome and harbors:
- a CDS encoding glycoside hydrolase 43 family protein; the encoded protein is MRSSVILGFLWVAFLLKANHSNGQQAKNPIIFSDVPDMSIVRVGDSYYMSSTTMHMNPGVPIMKSNDLVNWNLINYAYDTLSSIDAVNLDNGKSMYGRGSWASCIRYHNNTYYVSTFSSTTGKTYIFTTKDIEKGPWKVSSFSPSYHDHTLFFEDGRVYLIYGVSKLKMVELTADASAVKPGTEERVLIENASAPAGDNIMLGAEGSQLFKVNGKYYLFNITWPRGGMRTVIIHRADNITGPWEGRLALQDLGVAQGGLIDTPDGTWYSYLFRDYGAVGRIPYLVPMKWEDGWPVLGIDGKVPEELDLPANKSIILGIVASDEFTRKKGDRELPLVWQWNHNPDKKNWSLSERKGFFRLTTGRVDTSFYMVKNMLTQRTIGPECTAYTRVDVSKMKDGDFAGLTLFQKRYGQVGVRFENGLKSIVMISAESEKPVEMERVPLSQNIIYLKAECNFNDKADTAEFFYSLDGKSWKHIGQQLKMSYTLPHFMGYRFGLFNYAAKEVGGFVDFDYFRIEDRRSNQMK
- a CDS encoding esterase; this translates as MNRKTIAGVLFIWTMLCISVVSWAQPRGPFVISPQVNTDKTVTFRYLAPLAKVVKLSGQFLKSPVEMTRDSLGIWSTTVGPITPDIYPYSFQVDGVTVMDPANVAYFPNERFKASLVDVPGETPLIHAMRNVPHGTVSYEYYPSVEGSTGSVVVYTPPGYNKASSTKYPVFYLISGTTDTEETFFKVGRTNLILDNLIAEGKAKPMIVVMPYGNPLARIAEQQGKPKPADQMGRDSEDAIKRAKLFETDLVNNIIPYIEKNYRAIPNKDSRAIGGFSRGGGQTLRTAFGNMDKFSWICCYSAYLSTPEMENTFKHIGENSDVTNKQLKLLWVSVGDEDFLYKPTVEFLDYLKLKNVNHKSLITPGGHTWMNVKTYVAETAQLLFK